CTTAGTGAACTGTACGCGTTCACGGTCTTTCAGTCCGTTCCAGAAGGCTTCAGCCGTGATCACCTTGCCGCCGGCTGGTTTGAGTCGATGTATGAGTAGCTGTCCCTCACCGGTAGCGACGCGTAGGACGCGATCCTTCTTGTCGTAACTGACCGCTCCGGGGGCGGCAGAGGATAGAGCTGATGGAGCGGCCTTGATCTCGACAAGCCCCAGCCTTCTATCAGCCAGATGGGTGAAGCTACCAGGCCAAGGCTCAAAGGCACGAAAGCGCCGATAAATGATAACGGCGGGTTGAGTCCAATCGACCTCCCCGTCGTTTTTATCAATCTTGCGACAGTGCGTGACGGCAGTCTCGTCTTGGGGTGTTCCCGTGAAGCTGGGGTCACGCAGCTTATCGATAGCCCGGAGCACCAAGGGGCCACTGGCCTCAAAATAGCGGGTGGTGAGCGCGCCGGAAGTCTCATCGGGCCCGATGGGCAAGGACTCCTGGACGATGATGGCCCCGGCATCCAGCCTCTGTACGGTGAAGAGCACGCTGACGCCACTGACCTCATCGCCTGCCAGTAGGGAGGCGGGGACCGGTATGGCTCCGCGGTACTTGGGGAGTAGCGAGGGGTGGATGTTGATGGTGCCCCGACGGGGCGTGCTGAGAAAAGCACTGGGCAAAATCTGCCCATACGCTGCCGTGATCGCAAGATCCGGCTTAAGCGCGGCAAAAGCGGCTAAGAAATCAGGATCGCTGGCTTTTTCCGGTTGCAGCGTGGTGATACCCAAGGTCTTGGCATAAGCCGCCACCGGAGGATCCGCCATCTTACCTCCGCGTCCCACGGGCCGAGCCGGTTGACTGACGACCGCAACGACCTCGTCACCGCGGCTTTTAGCGGTGTCGAGGAGAGTTTTGAGCGGAGCGATAACTGGTTCCGGAGAACCGAGGAAGATCAGGCGCATAAAGCCTCATAAACAGTCACAATGCTACCGTCCGACTTATAGTCAACTTGAGCGCGCAAGTCCATCGATAGGCCTCGTTTGCGCCGCATACCTCGTCAATTGCGCGATATCTTGCTAAAATGAGAATGGTAATCCTGCCCCATCCTGCCACTCCGCCCACCAGAGAGTTTCGTCGTGCCTAGTTCGACCTTGGCACAATTAAGACAGCTGCAGCAGTCGCTTTATGACAAGGCCTTCAAAGAGGCACGTGCCATAGTCGGTGACAGCTCGCGACGAATTTTGTCCTACTCGGCGCGATTCGAACGCAGTCTGCCCACACGTTTTGTTCTGACCTCCCAAACAGACGTCTTGGATGCCCTAAAGCGTCATGAGTTTGTGCTTTACGGTGATTTTCACACTCTGCGTCAGTCGCAGCGCGGACTACTCAGACTGGTGCGCTCCTACGTCGATCGGCAGCGCACGGACAAGGTGGTCATCGCGCTGGAAATGTTCAAGCACGTAGATCAGGACTTTATTGATGGTTACCTCGCAGGAGGGCTCACCGAGGAGGCCTTTCTTGACGGCATCAATTATGCCGTGGAGTGGGGTTTTCCCTGGCAGAATTTCAAGATGATCCTCGATTTCGCCAAGGCAAGGAAACTACCAGTCATTGGCATTAACTCTGATAATGCTGGACGCGACCTGCTCTCAGTGCGCGATCGATTCGCCGCTAAATGCCTCATCGACGCAGCGGAAAAATATCCAGGGCACAAGATCGTTTGTTTGATAGGTGAATACCACCTCGCTGATGATCACCTGCCCAAAGCCCTTGCAGCCGAACATCGAAGGCGTGGCCGCAAGGGTAAGGTCATGCGCATATTGAATAATATCGATTCTTATTACTTCAGTCGTCAGAAGCCCAATTCTCATGCTTCCACAGAGTACCTAAGACTACGTAAAGATTTCTTCTGCATCATGAATTCCCCGCCATGGATGAAGTGGCAATCATTTGCCCTGTGGGAAGAGATGCGCCACATGGGGGCCTGGCACACCAGTAATCACGAGGCTGAGTTTGATCAAGATATCGATGTCAATCACGAAGAAACTTATGACGTTGATTTTCAATTTCTCGGCTTTGTCAAAGAGCTAGCTGGATTCCTGCAGGTGAGCATCGATTCTAGCGCGATGGAGAGTTTTCACATCCATTTTTCGCCGCGTGGCGATTTTCTCTCGCACATCATGCGTGATGGTGGATTTGAGCAGCTTGAGGCCAATCGTATCATCGGTAGAGCTGGTGGTGACGGTGTATATTTTCTCGCACGCACTAATACAGTGTTGCTTGCCGATATCTCAATCAATAACCTAGCTGAAGCCGCAGGGCAATATCTGCATAGTTTGCTCAGTGGATTCGATGACTATAGTGACAGCAAGAGCGATGAATTTCTTCGGCGGATTGTAAAAGCAACAATGGGTATGCTTGCATCTAAGATTCTCAATCCACGCCGTAAGTGCATGGAGCTTCACCACTATCGGCAACTCGCAAGGCGACAGCGCGGTATCAAAGGTAGCCAACGCTCCGACATGCGGGCCCGCGCGACGAGCGGCATTTTGCGGTTTGATCGATGGATGGAGATTGCGCTAGCAAAAGATGACAAAGTACAACCACCGATACCACGGTCTCTGCTACAACTCGATGCAGACAGTGACTATCACTTTAGCCGGGCAATAGGTCAGATGTTGGGATTTGCCCTGTATAAAAAAGTTATCGCCAATAAGATCACGACGGTTCAGGTCAAAAGATTTTTTCGACGTAATCACAGTAGCACTCAGTCGCTCTGGAACGATGTCGTTTGGCTTTATAAACTCATGCAGAATTAGTCGCGGCTACGACGCAGGCTGACTGGCGACCGTGTATACTGCGCGCGTTGCATAAATGATCTGGCCGCTTGCGTCGATGAGGCAAGCCGTATAGTGGTAGGCGACAGCGGCAGCAGTAAGGTCATCGTGGATATGGACTGGGCCCGCAATTAGCTGAGAAATCGTGGTGATCGGTGTGTCAAAGGGTGAGTCGCAGCTGAGGCTCGGCAGGCCAGCAGCAGCAGCGCGCCGTCTAATCGCGATATAGGCGCCGTCAAAGGAGCCGCTAGGGGGCGTGATTGTGAGCTCGATACCACCTGCAGGACCAGTAGCTGACTTTGCTTCGATCATTGGTGGAGGTTCGGCGATACAGTAAAGTGACCTTTGGAGGTCACATCCCCCAGGGCCGCCACCACTGAGCCATCCCGCCCCTGTGAGTGTCGAGGAATCGCCCGTCTGCCCAAACGCGGCAGCACTTGACGAGCCCCAATTGTTACAGGTCAGTCCGGCCAAAAACGAGCCATCACTCTGGGTACCTGTCCACACAGGGGACTGTGTTGGGTTACCGGTGGCATCCAAAATGGGTCCGCTACTTTCGCTGAGGCCAATGTTCCAAAATGTAGCCTCGTCGGCAAATAGCGTATGGAAGGCATTGGTGACGCTGTAGTCGGAGGCAGCAATCTGCCCTAGAATGCGTACGCGGGACTTCGCCCCGACGTGTTCATCCGAGAGAACGGCGCGCCAGCGCTGCTCGCGCCGCAAGTGAATACGGGGGCTTCTATTGGCAAATTGCTGGCAGCGGTCATCTGCTGCCCCTGCCCCACCGCCAAGATTGCCAGGCACTGTTGGTGCCGTTGTGAACATAATTTGCGGTTTAGTGGAGGATGCCTGTGGCGCCGCGATTCTCAAGACACTGCTGTCTTGATCGAAAAGGCACGCGCTGTAGCTAAACAACTGACCGGCAGCATCGGTTTGGTCTGTGAAGGTGATGGGATTAATTGATTGATCGCTATAAGCGCCGATGACTACACCTTCGTCGCAGTTGGGCGCGGCGCTGCCGGATTGGCGGTGCATCTCGATTTTGGTCCAGTCTCTTTTGGTACCGAGTTCTAGGGTGATCTGGTTGCTGCCTACTACCGGTCCGGTGGTCGCCTGTAAAGTGGGTGGAACAGACTCTGGTTCATTAGGTCCCGAGGGCTCAGGCCCAGGGGGAGGCGTGCTAGCCGGAGTGGGGTCGGGGTTCGTACTTGGGTCTAATGGCGGTAATGCTACCACATCGGCGACTTTTTGCGGACGATTCCCGCCTTGCGTGCGGACGTCCAGGCTGGCCCGCCCCAGCCTCTGCCATGCGCCGCAGGACTGAAATAGGGCAGTTCCACCTATCGCTAAGACTATCAGACGCCATTGAGCTTTCACGGCTAAATCTCCGACCTATGTCTGAGCTGCTGATCGGAGTAGGGAGCGTTAGTATTTAGTTCATTGATATGGTCATAATGGCAAAAAGTGGGGAGTTGTCCCAGCCTCATGTTAGATTATTCTGGATCCCGTCAGGCGGGATTCTGAAGGAACACCAACCGAAGAGTGTGTGATGCGTCCACTAAGCATACTAGTCGTTGACGATGAGCAACTGCAACGCGAGACACTTGCGTCGATCTTGTCTGAGGACGGCTATCACGTAACCACCGCTAGCGATGTCCATGCGGCTGCCGAGGCCTTGACAGAGGGCAATTTTGAGGCGGTCCTTACGGATTTTAGGATGCCCGGCGGATCCGGGCTTGATGTCGCTCGCAAATCTAGTGAAGTGTGTCCCGAGGCTGCCATTCTCGTTATGACGGCCTATGCCGATGTTCAGGGTGTGATCGACGCCATGAGACTTGGGGTTGTTGACTACTTGCTAAAGCCGCTCAACGTTGAGTCATTGCTGCGAAGACTAGCGATCATCCGTGATCGACGTGCATTGCAGCTTGAGGTCAACTTTCTCCGCGGTGAAATGAACAGACAGACTGATCCTGGCACCTTGCTCGGTGAGTCAGCTCCGATGCTCGAAATTGGCAAGATCATCGAGCAAGTGGCGCAAACCCGCGGGACGGTGCTGATCACAGGGGAAAGTGGTACTGGCAAAGAGGTCGTGGCTCGCTCCATTCACCGGATGAGTCCTCAGGCGACCAATAAATTTGTCGCTATAAACTGCGGCGCCCTGCCGGAAAACTTGCTGGAGAGTGAGCTCTTCGGCCATAAAAAGGGGGCCTTTACGGGGGCGCTGGCAGACAAGCAGGGGCTTTTTGCTGTCGCAAGTGAGGGCACACTCTTTCTCGATGAAATTGGCGAGATGCCGAAAAACCTCCAGGTTAAACTCTTACGCGCGCTCCAGGAGAGGGAGATCACACCGGTTGGTGATACTAAATCGATCAAGGTGAATTTGCGTGTCATCGCCGCAACCAACCGTGATTTGGCAGCAGAGGTGGCGCAAGGTCATTTTCGACAAGATCTCTTCTACCGCCTGAATGTGGTAGAGATAAAGATGCCACCACTGCGCGAGCGTCGTGATGATATCCCTATGCTAGCCCGCCATTTTGTCGAGAAATATACGAAAGAGCTAGGACGACCCATGCGCCCCCTGTCCAGTGACGCTATCCGGCATCTTGTATCCTATCCTTGGCCAGGAAATGTTCGAGAACTTGAAAACATCATCGAACGCGCCATTATTCTCAGTAAAAATCAAGATCGCATCGATGTGGACGACTTCCCGGTGACGCTTACCGCATCATCGCAGGCGTCGACGCTACCGCAGAAGTTGGACGACGCACTAAGGGTCTTCGCGCGGGATCACATACTACAGGTACTATCGAGTGTGTCTGGTGATAAAAAGGAGGCCGCTAAAGCCCTTGGTATGAGTCTATCAAGCCTATACAGAAAACTAGAGGAACTCGATATCTCCTCAAAACGCTTGGATGATCCGCGGTGAGGTGGCCACGTCCCTTACGAAGGATCGGCTGGCGTATATTTACGCTTTTCGGGCTGCTGCTGGTCGGCGTGGCATTATTATTCAGTGTCACGGGACTTAAGTTTGCCGATGAGACGATCAGAGCTAATGCCGAGAACGAGCTGCGTATCATGTCGATCAACTTATCGCGGCAGGTACAAAGGCAGCTCAACCACATTGAGGAGACTCTAGACTCACTGGAGAACCACGGTTTTCTACTAGAGGAACTGCGACGAAGTGAGCCAAATAAAACGGAGATCGAAGAGTTTTTACAGAATAGGCTCACCTCACTAGCGCTATTTGAAGAGCTAGCGGTCTACAATCGCAACGGTACCTGTGTCGGCGCTACCGATCCAAGCTGGTACGACATACCCGGGAAGCAGCAAGCGTTCTTTATCTCTGGACTGCGCCAGTTTAACTTCTCGGATATCTACACATCCGATGAAGGGAAGATTCAGCTCGTATCGACGCCGATTAGCAATGGCACCATCACCAAAGGTGTCTTGGTGGGACAAGTCAACATGTCCTGGATCTATGATGTGATGGATCAGCAGCTTGGGGTGCTGCCGAATACTGATGCCTTTTTGATCGATTCAGCACTTCGGTTTATTACCCCGGGTAAGACCGGTATCGACCGACTCCTGGAGAGTCATTTGATTGCGACGCCACTCATTAAGCACTTAAATCAGGAGTTTTGGGTAGGTCAGTACCCCAACTTCAACGGCAGTCAGGTGTTAGGTACGGTATCTAAGATTCCCAACCGCCGCTGGTACGTTGTTGTTGAGCGGGATCTGGTCGAGGTCACGCGCCCTATCAAATCGGCTGCAAAAGTTATTCTCGCTGCGACCGTGGTCCTGATTGGACTGCTCATACTGCTCACCTATTTGTTAACAAGATCGATCACGCGTCCACTTATGACGCTCGTTGATGGGGCGCAACGTGTGGCTACAGGTGATTTTGCGCAGCCATTCACTATTCCCGAAGGTATTGACGAGGTGGCCTTTCTCGCTTCTGAATTCGATAAGATGCG
This genomic stretch from Deltaproteobacteria bacterium harbors:
- a CDS encoding sigma-54-dependent Fis family transcriptional regulator, with the translated sequence MRPLSILVVDDEQLQRETLASILSEDGYHVTTASDVHAAAEALTEGNFEAVLTDFRMPGGSGLDVARKSSEVCPEAAILVMTAYADVQGVIDAMRLGVVDYLLKPLNVESLLRRLAIIRDRRALQLEVNFLRGEMNRQTDPGTLLGESAPMLEIGKIIEQVAQTRGTVLITGESGTGKEVVARSIHRMSPQATNKFVAINCGALPENLLESELFGHKKGAFTGALADKQGLFAVASEGTLFLDEIGEMPKNLQVKLLRALQEREITPVGDTKSIKVNLRVIAATNRDLAAEVAQGHFRQDLFYRLNVVEIKMPPLRERRDDIPMLARHFVEKYTKELGRPMRPLSSDAIRHLVSYPWPGNVRELENIIERAIILSKNQDRIDVDDFPVTLTASSQASTLPQKLDDALRVFARDHILQVLSSVSGDKKEAAKALGMSLSSLYRKLEELDISSKRLDDPR
- a CDS encoding methionyl-tRNA formyltransferase, with the translated sequence MRLIFLGSPEPVIAPLKTLLDTAKSRGDEVVAVVSQPARPVGRGGKMADPPVAAYAKTLGITTLQPEKASDPDFLAAFAALKPDLAITAAYGQILPSAFLSTPRRGTINIHPSLLPKYRGAIPVPASLLAGDEVSGVSVLFTVQRLDAGAIIVQESLPIGPDETSGALTTRYFEASGPLVLRAIDKLRDPSFTGTPQDETAVTHCRKIDKNDGEVDWTQPAVIIYRRFRAFEPWPGSFTHLADRRLGLVEIKAAPSALSSAAPGAVSYDKKDRVLRVATGEGQLLIHRLKPAGGKVITAEAFWNGLKDRERVQFTKVAP
- a CDS encoding ChaN family lipoprotein, translating into MLPLRPPESFVVPSSTLAQLRQLQQSLYDKAFKEARAIVGDSSRRILSYSARFERSLPTRFVLTSQTDVLDALKRHEFVLYGDFHTLRQSQRGLLRLVRSYVDRQRTDKVVIALEMFKHVDQDFIDGYLAGGLTEEAFLDGINYAVEWGFPWQNFKMILDFAKARKLPVIGINSDNAGRDLLSVRDRFAAKCLIDAAEKYPGHKIVCLIGEYHLADDHLPKALAAEHRRRGRKGKVMRILNNIDSYYFSRQKPNSHASTEYLRLRKDFFCIMNSPPWMKWQSFALWEEMRHMGAWHTSNHEAEFDQDIDVNHEETYDVDFQFLGFVKELAGFLQVSIDSSAMESFHIHFSPRGDFLSHIMRDGGFEQLEANRIIGRAGGDGVYFLARTNTVLLADISINNLAEAAGQYLHSLLSGFDDYSDSKSDEFLRRIVKATMGMLASKILNPRRKCMELHHYRQLARRQRGIKGSQRSDMRARATSGILRFDRWMEIALAKDDKVQPPIPRSLLQLDADSDYHFSRAIGQMLGFALYKKVIANKITTVQVKRFFRRNHSSTQSLWNDVVWLYKLMQN
- a CDS encoding HAMP domain-containing protein codes for the protein MRWPRPLRRIGWRIFTLFGLLLVGVALLFSVTGLKFADETIRANAENELRIMSINLSRQVQRQLNHIEETLDSLENHGFLLEELRRSEPNKTEIEEFLQNRLTSLALFEELAVYNRNGTCVGATDPSWYDIPGKQQAFFISGLRQFNFSDIYTSDEGKIQLVSTPISNGTITKGVLVGQVNMSWIYDVMDQQLGVLPNTDAFLIDSALRFITPGKTGIDRLLESHLIATPLIKHLNQEFWVGQYPNFNGSQVLGTVSKIPNRRWYVVVERDLVEVTRPIKSAAKVILAATVVLIGLLILLTYLLTRSITRPLMTLVDGAQRVATGDFAQPFTIPEGIDEVAFLASEFDKMRSKVAAFQERILERLEESERKLIDSERLAAIGTLASSLAHEIRNPLNAMSLLLSRLELAKSSDAVRVQVTKDLRGEIGRLDRLVSSILDYARPLNLQLQTTDLGALVKNTVELYRGVFEGKQIRCDVIVSPKQLKLNLDPDRVKQALVNLIQNAVEAMSINGRLTVDVQADGNAAKVILRDDGIGLPSHPAGRLFDLFFTTKEKGTGLGLSTVKKIMDAHRGEVAIGPRSDLAGGSRQRGSEVALSFPLNSQI